In Falco rusticolus isolate bFalRus1 chromosome 7, bFalRus1.pri, whole genome shotgun sequence, the DNA window CACCTTACCGGAGTGCCCGTTGAACTTGCGTGACAGCAGCATGTCCTCCGTGATGTAGACGCACATGTCAGGGCTCACCTCCATCTcaccagcctgctccagctcccgGGGGTCATCCACCAGCATCTCGATTTCTGCAGGCGAGGAGGAGGTGGGACAAGTCACTGATGTGCACCTTCAGAGCACCCTCCAACCCCAATTCACCTGGTGAGACCCAAGCTGGAAAGCCCATGCTCAACTGGTGTCTCACCATCATCCTGGGAGTCCTCCTCCAGTCGGTCCTTCCCACCGCTCTCCACCCCGGAGGTGTGGGAGCTGCCATGGCTAGTCATGGAGCTGCACGTCTTCAGCTTGCGGTGGGCACCGGCCCCTGAGAAGCCGTCCTCAGGGCCCATTTCCCTGGGTTTGGGGTCGGTCTCGATGCCCGAggtgtgggagctgctgtggctggcGGTGGAGTGCCGGGAGAGGCGCTTGTGCCGGATGCTGCCGGCACTGCTGCCGCTGGCCCGCGACcgcttctccagctgctccatgTCCAGATCAAGGGTGTCACTGATGTACGACTCGCGGTACTGCTTCTTCTCTGCAAGGCCAGCGGCACACCGTTGGCACACAGCAGCCTGCACCCCAACCCCTCCAGGTGCCCTGGCCCCCCTGGGATGGGGCATggcccctcccccagcacctaGGGGCACTGTCACCAAAGCCCAGTCACGGTGGCACACCAGGAGCCAGCCCTGTCCCGGTGGCATATGGGGATGGTGGAGTAGGGGGCCTCAAacttgctgtgctctgtgctgtgctgtccctccaaaggagaaagaggaggagaggaagaagagaaggaggaagaggaggaggagaaagaaaaggaggaggagggacaaTGAGCAGGAAGAAGTTGAGGAGgacaaggaggaggaagaagaggaagaagatgaggtagaagaggagagagaaaaggaggaggacGAGGAGGAAGAATAAGAGGAGGTcaaggaggaggatgaggaggaagagtAAGAGGAGGTcaaggaggaggatgaggaggggcaggaagaagataaggaagagaaaaggaagatgaggaagggaaagaggagaaagaggaagaccTTACACTTGCACAAGGGCTTTTCGAGCTTGGAGATGGGGTGTGGGGCACTGGGAAGTGCTGCACTGAGGCACTGGGAGGAACTGGGCCACCAGGGACCACAGCAAGGCTTGTGCTGGATTAAGCAGCTGCGGGGAGGGGTGTCTGTGGGCACTCAGCCCAGCCAGGAGAGGTCTGCCCATCAGGCAAGTCCAGGGTGTGCCGACGCACGGTCAAGGGGGATGTAGGGACAGCCACCCCCAACATGCCCCCAGCCATGGGGCTGGCACAAGGACCAGGCGCTTGTATGGGCAGAAAAGCTGGATGGGAGCCCGGCACTGGTGGGATTTACGCCCTGGGGGGCACCTACCCTCGTTCTCCTCCAGCTTGCGGACCTGGCGCAGGACGGGCTGCAGGTTCATGTAGAGccggtggctgctgctgagcagctgcaggaggtggcgGGAGCGCAGCGGGCAGCCCGTGTAGTAGATGAGCTTTCTGGCTGAGGGCAGCCCATCCGGCAGGATCTCAAACTTCTTGCCCTGCGTGGGAGAGGGGGGACAGCAGCcccagagagaaaaataccCTAATTGTTTCCCAGTCCTGCCACTGCCCACCTATTAACCACCCCACCTGAGGTCTGTGCAACAACACCCCATGCCCACGGCAGAGCCCAGGAGCGACACgggcagggatgctctgcctgGCGATGGCGGCACTCACCACGAACACCAGTTTCCCCACATTTGTCCAGGGGAAGTCATagagcagctgcttttcttcatccAAGTTCTGCAAAAAGAGGAGAGGTGGACATGGCTGAGGATGCCAGCAGGGGCTGCCCATGCCGGCCTGGCAGCGGGCACGGAGCCGAGCCATCGCCCTTGCTCAGCCACCTACCTGGAAGATCTGGATGCCCCGCGTCGTCAGCCCCAGTGTCAGGGAGGCTTCTATCTCCCTTTTGTCCTAAGGGAGGAAAAATCAGATGCTTTTAAACACACAATTTGCAACATGAAGTGGATAAATctgccctcccagcccaggTATCCTCCTGTAGTCACCTCATCTCCCACGCAGCAGCAACGGCCACATGCGGTAGGTGCTGTgttaatcacagaatcatttaggttggagaagacccttaagatcactgagtccaaccATTTAATTAATGATGCACACACACTGCCCAGTCACATCCTCTAACATCCTCTGAGTCTCATCCCCCAGGCGCCTGCCACCCACCTCTCCACCCAGAAACACCCTGGCTTAAGGGTCTGGAAAAGCAGTTTAACCTCAGAAAAATTGGAAGAACCTTCGGAAACAGAGCTGGGGCACTTCTATGCCTGAGAACAACCTGTTGCTACACTGGCACTCTGTGCTCTCCCAAAGGCTTCTCCTCTTTAACTTAAGGATGCTACAAAGTGGTCTGTGAAGCACCACCTCCCAGTGAACAAAGTGCTTTGTGCCCAGGAGAAAAACCCAGCAGATATTTCTTAGGATGCCAAAAAAATAAGATCCCAGAAACCTCACAGCTGCCTCCCCACACCCTGGCCAACCTCTTGCCTCTCCTTCACTTGTAGAAAATAGCAGAAGTATAAAAAGTTGCCTCTGGGAGCAAAGCACTGCCCTCGAgactgctctgctccagccagcgAGTGCCAATTCAACCACAGCTCTTCCCAAAATACCTTAGAAATCACTTGGCCGTTGTTCCTTTCAATAAAAAGCATCCCTGAATCCAAAGCCTAGCCTGGGCTTGTGGCCAGGGCTCACCTTGTACAACCTGTAGTAGTGCACCGCCACGTCGTCCAGCCGGACAGCCTCCTTGATGTACTTAAGATGGGCTTCGGAGGCCGTCAGGGCAAACTGATCTTTGTGCATGTTCGGGACGTGCTTCAGGATGTAGTCCTTGCCCCTTTTTGCAACCACCTGtttggaggagaggagaagctTGTCTGGGGGAACTGCTCCATGCTTGCTTGGGGCCAGACACCAGCCCCGGTGATTtcaagggaaaagggaaatgggAGCAATATGCTCCGTTATAGAGAGCtacaagcaaaaatgaattagATACGGCAGCCAACAACTTCTCATCAGCAGGATTTCCCACTGGGAAGCACATGTTTGCTCTGCGTGCCCGTCTCGGGGAGCTCGTGCCACTGGTGACACCCATGCCGGGGCAGGCAGAACCACGCACGGGGTCCCTGCGTGGCTGGGGACACCAACGCTGGGCTAGCGCTCCACAGTGACATGTgtgaaaaaagcaagaaactggCAGATTTTGGggcaaaacccagaaaacacaTAAAGTGAGCAATGGTGCCCagcatttttattaatcttCCCCTTGCCAGCATCTGCTGGCAGTCCCGGCTGTGGGGAGCCACTGGGGAGGTTCGCCTGTTTGGGGTCCAAGGGCACATCACATGTGGCCATGCAGCCCCTCATTGCTCCCCACTAACTAGTATTTACCCGTCTGGTAATAATTGGGCTTGTTTTTGGGCACCCTGCTGAGTCTGGGGACGTGCCCTCGCCATGAGGAGGGGTGGCCCTGCTGCAAGGGGTCCCAGCCAGGAGCTGTCTATGCTGCTGCCATGCCATACGGGATTGTTCCCCACCCCATTCCTGCGCAAAATCATTAGGATGGTATTGCCCCGGCTCTGCTGCCAGTCCGAGGTGACCTGGGGCTGCATGTCACCCTGTGCCCTGCCGCAGTTTCCCTCCAGGATTATGCCAGGAGCTGCCTACACCCATGGCTGCTGCCAGTAGAGAGGACACCAATTCCCAGAGGCCTGAGGGGGTGCACTTGATGATGGTGGGATGAAACCCTGATGGCACGTGGCATGCAGGGAAGCCCCCatgagcatccctgcagcacacagggaAATCCCCACCAGCGATatgagctgctccagccaccaCACCGCCTCCaaccctccctgcctgcagctatTTGCAGCCCTCCAGTTGTCAGAGGTTATTAATAACTGGGACTAAGCCAGAGAtagggaggcagcaggaacaCCATCCACCCGGGAAGCCTCCGAGCAGCCCAGCATCAGCAGCCTCATGGGGGTTCACATGAGCTCAGAGTGGGGATCCCGTCACAGTGCGCTTACCCAGGCAGGGAAATAGGCTTCAGGCTCAAAGTACTTCCCATAGTGCTTGTTGCGCTTGAAGTCGCCCAGGTCAGCTTGGAGAGCAAAGGCGGTGAGGAGAAAATAGGCTTCCTCGCGCAGCACGCACTGCGAGTGCAGCACTTGCTTCCGCAGGTGCCAGTAGTAGTAGTAGCGTGCGGTCCGGTCGCTGTGAGGGAGCAgagaagagaggggaggaaagggcagTCACCCACCCGTGACCCAGACCAGGGGGTGGGAGACAATCTCACACCTTCCTCCCAGCGGGAAGCTCTTagagagggagcagggctggctgctcagGCATTTGctccctttttcccccttcattaAAGCCGGGGCTCCCACTAGGCGCTGCAAAACCACAGCCGCTTTGCTGAGCTGAAATTTCCAGCCGGTGCCTCCCGCAGGTGGAACAACCCGCCCTGAGAGCATCCCTATGGGGCTGCAGACGTCACCGtctccccacacaccccacaccctgAAAATCTTTTTGTCCCTGAAACAGGACCTGAAGCTCCCACCCGGCCACAGGCACATACGTGAATTTATATCAGGCTGTTCCCTGGGTTAAGCTCTGATAAGCCCCTAAATACGATATCCTCAGCCCCCTAAAAGGCTTTGTCATCGCTGGCGGGGAGCagtgtcccctcctgcccctgcacagcaggtggcagggagcaggcagcacccagccacaAACAGCCCCAGCTTTTGGGACGCAGGCAGCATCCCGCGGCATCCCgaggctgtgcagctgcagtaagcagccccccagccaggggcaccccagggtgctccCCTGCCAGCCACCTGCCCCAGCCGAGCCCGGGGGGTGCCCCCATGGTGGGGATGGGTGGGTGCGCCCTACCTGATCAGCCTGCCGTTTTCCACATAGTACTGCACTCGGAAGTGGATGATCATCGGGGGGCCAAACTGGTCGATCCCCTGGAACGGAGGAGATTTTCAGGGCTTCTGCAGAGACCCCAGCAGCGTaccccagcccctcacctcGGCTCGCCCAGGGGCAGGTCTGTCACCACCACCCCTTGCCCCAccatggcatttttttctgaattaagaGTTTGAcactcattttttcccctcaatatGCTGAAACATGAAGGGGATTTAGATGTAAAGAAGCAAGTGGTTGGGCTCAAGACCATCagggggccagcagccccccaccactgctgctgtcGCTCTCCCACCTCATCACCCACTAGTCCCCATCTCAGCACCAGCACAGGAGCCATCACACCAACCCTCTTGGTACATTGCATTGAAAGAATTAAAAGGTgctttggagggaaaaaaacccaaatcttgATTTTTAGAAACTGGAAGAAGGGACACCTCAAAAATTCTCctgaaaaacaaggaaataagggaggaaaaaccccacagctcCAGGGTGGGGAGTGTGGAGGATGCATCCCCAGCTGGGGCACCTGGTGGCACATGGGGTGACAGCCGTCAAGCATCATCCAGGTTTCATTCACTTTGCACACCCGCCCCACCGCTCCGCGCAGGCTAACAGCCAAGTGCCCCACCCCGCCGCCCCTCAGCTGCGTTCCCATGTCCTGGAAGTGACCTGCGACGGGGACAGAGGTGGCCTTACTGCCGTCAGCTCTCCATGCAAGACCTCACCGCTGACCTTGCTGGCCTCCTTCTTCCACTCCTTGGGGCAGTACTTGTAGAGTTTCTGGGCCAGGTCCATGTACACGTGCTCATTGTCTGGATGGGACAAAGGTGGCATCAGCATCCCCCTGCATGCCCCCTGCATCCTGCCAAGCCCTGCCTTGGCCCCCACAACCCATCAGTGGGTAGTGCATGGGGGCCCATAACCTTGTCACCTAATGAGAGGCCACCAAAGGGCTGGGTAAATCTATACCCCCCTTTGGGCAAACACACATCCCTGGTGGCACTGCACCTTGCTGAGCCATGATGGCATCAGGCTGGACCAGCCACAGGCACTGAACCCACAGTGTAAGCCCCTGACTTACTCTGGATGACGCTGAGCCCGAAGAGGTGACAGTCCTTCAGCCTCAGGAGGTCACACACCTGCACCAGTAACTCATGGCACAAAATTTTcacctgcaaaaaaaccccccacacaTGGCACCTGCTCCATCTGTtcccagctgagctgggcaggTGGCACCAAACCCCCCACACAGGGTCCCCAGGCAGGACCAGGGGTGTGACAGGCTGGGCTGTGAGGCTCATTTTTCCATGGGGCCAACACAGAAGTCCCCAAAAGCAGGGTCCCCCCTGGGGTGCAGGACCAGAGCTCCCCTAGGGATGGGATACACAGGGGCCACGGGGCAGCTCCAGAACAGTGCGGTGGTAGAGACCTCACCGCAAACCAGCCTGGCACCAGGGAGATGGCTTTGGGGACAGAGAACAGAATATTGGCTGGTggtgaattaaaaaacataaaaagcaaggGAATTTCCACATTCAATACTACATCCGAATCAGAGCCAGACCCCCTCCTGTTTATTTGCTGGGGTACATGAGGCTGAATTGCCACCACCCACAATGGATGCGTGGAGTGAGGACTAAAGGAGGAGGGACTGCCCGCAACTCGTGGTGCTGCCCTGTGGGATGGCATGCAGCAGGTCACCTGCCgaaaaccacagcactgccagcagcacatcGAGTCACGAAGAAGCAAGACGGAGTAAAACACTGCCGCAGCCTTCAGGGGGAATAACTTGTGTGCATTTCtctggcagggggagagcaggcaggctcaaaattaaaaccagaagcaaaaccagagcttGCAAATGCAGCTGGTGGCAAGCCCCTGGCATGATGAAAACATTGGTGCTCAGGGGGTTTCCCTGGCCCCTGCGCTGCCTTACATTGATGATGATGTTGAGGGAGTCGTCATTGGGGAGGAAGATGCAAACGCTGCGGCGGTCCTGCATGACTCTGTTGTTGTGGAAGGTCAGTTTGTTCATCGTGGTCCGGGCTCGGGGCGGGCGGCAGGCACCTCACCAGTGGGCCAGGGCGGCCTCGGTCCCCGTGGGCGCCATCCCTGTGGGTTAGAAGGGTGCTGAGCCCTCCACACAGCACCCCCAGCTTCCCACACCCCAATGCAGGCATCCTTCCCACCCATCGCCACGTCCCCTCAGAAGCCGGGTGtcccccaaaccccccaaagCGCACCCCACCACAGCCACTGCACATCCCAACCCCGGCGCCGTGGTTAGGGCAGTGCAGGATCGCAGCTGAGCCCAAAAAACCTGACCCAGCAGTTTTATTCTCCCAGCTTGGGTTCGTAAAAACCTCAGGAAAGGCTTTCCtggcataattaaaaaaaaaaaaaaaaagtctatctGCTGGGAACAAACccggctgtgctggggaggagcGGTGTGGCAGTGTGGGAGGTTTTGCTGTCAGCAACAGAAAGGCAAGGGGCTGGTGCGGGGTCCTATGGCATTACCCCCATGTCCCTTCCAGCATCGttccccccagctccagctctttATGGGGGTTAAATAAAACAACCCACACACTAGCAGTGATTTGGAGATGGGAATTATCATCTCTTGCCATTTCCCAGTGTTTGCCTAAATCCATACCAGGGCCGAGCAGGTGAATCCATTCTAGCATTAACCCCAGGCAATTCTTATTCTCACAGGCAAATATTCCTTAAGCATTTTTTAGCCCTTGACCATCCCCAGGGGCACAAACGCACACATGACACCATAAAAAAGGATCCTTAAACTATTTCACCCTTTTTCTAACCCATAGATTTATGTTGGCACCGAGGACAGTGTAGCGTCTCCCTCTTCAccaaatatttgctttggtCTACATAAAAATGCCTTTGGCTTCCAAAACAGTTTAACTTGCATATTTgtacagcagggaaaaaagtgcCCCGAGGTAACTTTTTGTTAGGTAGTTACTGAGGTTTTGCAGAAGTTGGGAAATCCAGAGGTGATGCTTTCTGGCCTCACCACTCTGGGTTTGCACCACCAAGACCTTGCACAGCTGTGCATCATGCCTGCGCGTTGCACCTGTGTATCACAGACATGCAACACGGCCATGCGCTGCGTCCTTCCACTGTGGTGATGCATTGCGGCCAGCATTGCAGCTGTGCATTGCATCAGTGCATCATGGCCAGGTATTGCATCTGTGCGTTGCATCCTTGCATCATGGCTGTGCCTTGCGGCCATGCATTGTGGCAGTGCCTCATGGCCATGCATTGCATCCATGCATCACAGACGTGCATCATAACCATGCATTGGATCCCTGCATCATAGCCATGCATTGCATCCCTGCATGTGCATCATGGCCATGCACTGCAGCTGTGCATCATGGCCAGGTGTTGCATCTGTGCATTGTGCCCATGCATTGCCACCATGCATTGCAGCTGTACATTGCATCTGAGCATCATGGCCAGGTATTGCATCCGTGCATCATGGCTGTGCATTGTGGCAGTGCCTCATGGCCATGCATTGCATCCATGTATCACAGATGTGCATCATAGGCATGCATTGCATCCCTGCATTGTGGTGGTGTATCATGGACAGGTATTGCACCTGTGCATCACAACCACATATCGCAGCTGTGCATTGCATCTGTTAATCATGGCCAGGTATTGCATCCATGCATCATGGCTGTGTGCCTTGCACCCATGCATTCTGGCACTGCATCTTGGCTATGCATTGCATCTATGTATCATAGACGTGCATTGTGGCCATGCATCGCATGTGTGTATCATAGACATGCAACATGGCCATGCTTTGCATCTATGCGTTGTGATGGTGCACTGTGGCTATGCATTGCAGCTTTGCATTGCAACTGTGCATTGTGCCCACGCATTGCGGCCATGCATTGCATTTGTTCATTGTGGCCGTGCACTGCATTTGCGCATTGCATCCATGCATCACGGCTGTGCATAGCAGCCATGCCCAGACATGATTGATCCCCACTGGGAGCAAACAGCGCAGTGGATGGGTCGGTTTCAAGGTTCATTACAAATCACAGCGGTGAACAAAATGGGGCTGAAGGTATTTGGCAAACATCCTCACCCCGGCCAGGTGCCCGGCAGCTCTGGTGCACCGACACAGGGCTGGGCGTGAAGCGACTTGCGTGGGCCCTGACAGGGAGGGTGCTGCATCCCCAGCAAAGCACCCATGCCCTGGAGCACCATCCAGCACACTCTGCACCCCGCTCCCACCCAGAAGTCTCCTGCAGCCCCAACGCGTGCATGACAGCATCTTCCCAGCGCAGCCCTGTGGGCTACAGCTGGCTCAGAACTACAGCCACAGGCACAACCCACCTTGGATTTCTTGGTAAACCCGTCACCCGGAGGTTATTCTGTGCTGTCAGCACCACAGCATTGGCCCTGCACACCCAgggccctgcagcacccctgctgcagcagcgaGCATCGGGAACGGGTCCCTCCTCCACCACAGCCTCTGCACCAAGCCCTGCTTGCAGCAGGGTCCCCGAGGAAAACCCCTTCTTAAGAGCACTTGAAAATGAAACCAAGTCTTCAGGGCACTGGCAAAGACCCCAATGTCACAGCTTATCACCTCGCTGTCTTCAAAAACCAGGCAGAGGCCAGGCATCAGGCCCCACCGTGCAGCTTGTGTGTCCCCCAGGAGAGCTTCCCTGTGGTACCATGCTGCTCTTGGCATCCTGGGGCTGTTCATCCCCATGCCGGTCTGTATATTTACTCCTCTTTCTGCAGCGTGAATCAGTCCCTGAGCATCGGGGATTAAAGCACATGAGCTGGCGTCAGCAGAGCATGGGCATGGTGTGGCTCGGTGGGGACTGCACCACCGGAGCCAAAGAAAACatctcccccagcagcagctctgcaggaccCTACCTCTGAGAGCAAGGAAAAcaccagaggaaaaaaccccacaacctcATATATTTTGGTATTTGTATAGAAAATGCTCCAGTTCTGGCTGCTGAATGATATAACACCCCATCAGATGACACACAGAGCACTAGAGGGGTGGCCAGCAGCTTTGCACGACCCTCCTGAGCTCCAGGAGCTGCCCCTGGGGCTCTACCAGATCTCTGTGAGCTGTCGCAGATTTAGCAAGTGGGCACAAAAAGCCCTTTCCAGGGCGATGTGcctccagcagcctcagccAGACGCCGGCAAATTCTTTCCGAGCATCTGCTGCTCATTCCTACAATGTCAGCTTTGATTCCCTGGGACCCCGCGCTGCTGCCCTCACCGAGTCGCTTCTGCTCTGGTGCAAGCGCTGACAATGAGGCAGGAACATGCCCAGCTCTGAGCTGGAAAGAGCCTGGATTGCAGGGAGAGCCCCCCAGGAATACCATGCCAGGGGGGTGACGCAGGTCGCCCCAGAGCCCGAGTGGGAACCTCCACCCTGGGAGTTTTGCAAGGGGTTTTCTATAGGGAGAGCaaagacagctggaaaaaacactGGGAATGAGGACTTGGGCACGGATCAGCCCCCACAGCACCAGGAGATCCAGGTCTTCCAGCCACATTTTCCCTGCCATAGGGAAAAGAGCATTAAACCTCCATAGGAAGGCACTGCAAGTGCCTTGTGTGCCTTGTAACTCCCGGGCTATGTGCAGAAAATTCCTTGATCCGCCGTGTTTTtcacagccaggctgctggaaTACCATCTTCCTCCCTCATACCAACGCCACGGGATAAACCCCATTGCAAAGctttgctggaaagaaaacatcacGCAATAAACCTGCCGGCCGGCGCAGCTTGGAAAAGCAGCTCGGGCTGTCGCTGCTGACTCGGCGGGGGATTTACTCAGCACGAGGTCTTGCAAACACGGCCCGCTTCAGGCCGAGGTGCCGGAGCAGCGTGCCAGGCTCTCATAGGAAATATAAATTTGGATGCAATTCCAGTGTCAGGGATTTAACATCGCTTGAACTTGCCGGCTGAGATGGGTTTTGCTTCCAAAGAAGCAAGCGTGCAGCTTCTGTGCATGAGAAGTGAGGCTGGTTTGCATGTGCACCATTTCTTCCCCCACACACACgttatttcattacatttaaaagatgtgtctCAGCCTCAATGCCCACGGTCTTGGCTCCAGCTCATAGCCCCGTGGTACCCACCAGACCATCCCAGTGCTGACCACTCCACCCAGCCCCAGTCTGCAGCCCCTAGACAGACCCAGCCCATTTCTCCATCACCCAGATTCATCTCCTCCTTGCCAAAAtatccatttgttttttttttaaattctgtcgTATCAGATATTTAACCCATCACCAGGCTTTAGTTCTAGCGCTGCTGAGCCACAACAGGGGCGAGAGAAGGGATTCAGCACAGGACCCACATGTAGGCACAGGCTGTCCTGCAGCGAGAGGCTACCCAAAGTGCAGAGCGAGGTGGGAAGATGAATTCACGGGGCAGgaatttcttgtttttaagAGTTTAGAGTCGGTTTTACCCCACATCACAGGGCGCAGGTATGCGCGAGCTGTTATTACAAGTTTTAAGGCCAACACTTAATGCAGCTTCTACTAACCCAAAAGCTAGATTAATTCCTGCTTGTGGTTGCCCCATAATTAAAATCGTCTCCAATTCTTCATGAACTCAACAGTTTCCTCCTAATGAAGAGAGGCAGATGAAAGAGACCTTCACTGGGAAAAAGGACTCGGTTATAAATATTACATTACT includes these proteins:
- the FRMD6 gene encoding FERM domain-containing protein 6 isoform X2 → MNKLTFHNNRVMQDRRSVCIFLPNDDSLNIIINVKILCHELLVQVCDLLRLKDCHLFGLSVIQNNEHVYMDLAQKLYKYCPKEWKKEASKGIDQFGPPMIIHFRVQYYVENGRLISDRTARYYYYWHLRKQVLHSQCVLREEAYFLLTAFALQADLGDFKRNKHYGKYFEPEAYFPAWVVAKRGKDYILKHVPNMHKDQFALTASEAHLKYIKEAVRLDDVAVHYYRLYKDKREIEASLTLGLTTRGIQIFQNLDEEKQLLYDFPWTNVGKLVFVGKKFEILPDGLPSARKLIYYTGCPLRSRHLLQLLSSSHRLYMNLQPVLRQVRKLEENEEKKQYRESYISDTLDLDMEQLEKRSRASGSSAGSIRHKRLSRHSTASHSSSHTSGIETDPKPREMGPEDGFSGAGAHRKLKTCSSMTSHGSSHTSGVESGGKDRLEEDSQDDEIEMLVDDPRELEQAGEMEVSPDMCVYITEDMLLSRKFNGHSGLIVKEISSSTSSSSETVVKLRGQSTDSLPQTTCRKPKTSTDRHSLSLDDIRLYQKDFLQLANLCQDTAQSYTFGCAHGLEEEGLYCNGCLAQQCINIQETFPVKRTSKYFSLDLTHDEVPEFVV
- the FRMD6 gene encoding FERM domain-containing protein 6 isoform X1; protein product: MNKLTFHNNRVMQDRRSVCIFLPNDDSLNIIINVKILCHELLVQVCDLLRLKDCHLFGLSVIQNNEHVYMDLAQKLYKYCPKEWKKEASKVSGEVLHGELTAVRPPLSPSQGIDQFGPPMIIHFRVQYYVENGRLISDRTARYYYYWHLRKQVLHSQCVLREEAYFLLTAFALQADLGDFKRNKHYGKYFEPEAYFPAWVVAKRGKDYILKHVPNMHKDQFALTASEAHLKYIKEAVRLDDVAVHYYRLYKDKREIEASLTLGLTTRGIQIFQNLDEEKQLLYDFPWTNVGKLVFVGKKFEILPDGLPSARKLIYYTGCPLRSRHLLQLLSSSHRLYMNLQPVLRQVRKLEENEEKKQYRESYISDTLDLDMEQLEKRSRASGSSAGSIRHKRLSRHSTASHSSSHTSGIETDPKPREMGPEDGFSGAGAHRKLKTCSSMTSHGSSHTSGVESGGKDRLEEDSQDDEIEMLVDDPRELEQAGEMEVSPDMCVYITEDMLLSRKFNGHSGLIVKEISSSTSSSSETVVKLRGQSTDSLPQTTCRKPKTSTDRHSLSLDDIRLYQKDFLQLANLCQDTAQSYTFGCAHGLEEEGLYCNGCLAQQCINIQETFPVKRTSKYFSLDLTHDEVPEFVV